The sequence GGCTCGAACGAGGTGCTCCAGCACATCCTGCAGGCCTTCGGCGGCCCCGGGCGCACGGCTTTCGGTTTCGCGCCGACCTACTCGATGTACCCGCTCATCGCGCAGGGCACGGGCGCGCGGTGGATCCCCGGGACGAGGCAGCCCGACTACACGATCACACCGGAGGAGGCAGCGGAGCAGGTGCGCACCGCGGACCCCGACGTGATCATCCTGTGCACCCCGAACAATCCCACCGGCACCCCGCTCGGCCTGGACGTCGTCGAAGCCGTCTACGAGGCGGCGCGGGGCATCGTGATCGTCGACGAGGCCTACCAGGAGTTCGCACCGCACGACGCGCCTTCCGCGCTGACACTCCTCGAGGGGCGCCCGCGCCTGGCGGTCTCCCGCACGATGAGCAAGGCCTTCGCCTTCGCCGGTGCGCGGGTCGGGTATCTGGCGGCAGATCCGACGTTCATCGATGCGTTGCGTCTGGTGCGCCTGCCCTATCACCTGAGCACGCTCACGCAGGCTGCGGCCGTCGCCGCTCTGCGCAACTCCGACGTGATGCTCGGCATGGTCGAGGAGATCGTCGAACAGCGCGACCGCATCACCGCGACCCTCGAGGCGCTCGGATATACGCCCCACGAATCCTGGTCGAACTTCGTCCTCTTCGGCGGCATCGCCGATCCGCGTGCGACATGGCAGCAGCTCTTCGACCGCGGCGTGCTGGTGCGTGATGTCGGCATCCCCGGTCACCTCAGGGTCAGCGCGGGCACCGAGGCCGAGACCACCGCGTTCCTCGATGCTCTGGCCTCGATAGGATCGGCATCATGAGCACCCCGTCATCGACCCCGCGCACCGCGAGCCGCGTGCGCAGCACGTCGGAGTCCACCGTCGAACTCGAGCTGAACCTCGACGGCACGGGGGCGAGCCGCATCGACACGTCGGTGCCGTTCTTCGACCACATGCTCACCGCTTTCGCGAAGCACTCGCTGACCGACCTGACCGTGCGCGCTTCGGGCGACACGGACATCGATGCGCACCACACCGTCGAAGACGTGTCGATCGTGCTCGGACAGGCGATCCTCGAGGCGCTGGGCGACAAGTCCGGCATCTCCCGCTACGGCGATGCGCTCGTGCCGCTCGATGAGGCGCTCGCGCAGGCGGTCGTCGACATCTCGGGTCGTCCGTACCTCGTGCACACCGGCGAGCCCGCCGGATTCGAGCACCACCTCATCGGTGGGCACTTCACCGGCTCGTTGGTGCGTCACTCTTTCGAGGCGATCACCTTCAACGCCGCGCTGACCGTCCACGTGCGTGTGCTGGGCGGCCGCGACCCGCACCACATCGCCGAGGCGGAGTACAAGGCTTTCGCCCGCGCGTTCCGCCAGGCAAAAGCACTCGATCCGCTGGTCGACGGGATCCCGTCCACCAAGGGTGCACTGTGAGCGCGAGTCCCCGCGTCGCCGTCTTCGACTACGAGTCGGGCAACGTCCACTCGGCTGTCAAGGCGCTGGCCGCTGCCGGCGCAGATGCCGTGCTGACGCGCGACCGCAAGGCCGCCCTGGAGGCCGACGGTCTCCTGGTTCCGGGCGTCGGCGCGTTCCAGGCGGTCCGTGACGCGCTCCACGCACACGGCGGCGACGAGATCATCGACCGGCGTCTGGCCGGCGGACGACCGGTGCTCGGGATCTGCGTCGGCATGCAGGTGCTCTTCGAGCACGGGGTCGAGCGCGGGCACGACACCGCGGGCCTCGGCGAGTGGCCCGGAGCGGTCACCGAACTCAACGCACCCGTGCTGCCGCACATGGGCTGGAACACCGTCGAGCCCGGCGCAGACAGCGTGCTCTTCCGGGGCCTGGAACATGAGCGTTTCTACTTCGTGCACTCCTACGCCGCCCAGTCCTGGGAGCTCGACGTCATCCCGCCGTTCCCCGAGCCCGTGCTGACCTGGACGACCTACGGCGACCCCTTCCTCGCCGCCGTCGAGAACGGTCCGCTCTCGGCAACCCAGTTCCACCCCGAGAAGTCGGGCGAGGCGGGCATCCAGCTCCTGCGCAACTGGGTCGGGAGTCTCTGACACCCATCGTGGACGTCATCCGTTTTGTCACCCGCTCTCCGGCGGACTACCCTCGGTTCTCGTGCCCGCTCCGGGCTGCAGACCTTCCCTAGCCAAGGACCCCATGAACGACTTCGCGCAGTCTCCCTCGCTCACGCTCCTTCCCGCGGTCGATGTCGCCGGTGGCAAGGCCGTCCGCCTCACCCAGGGCGAGGCCGGAACCGAGACGAGCTACGGCGACCCGCTCGACGCGGCAGGGGAGTGGGCCGCACAGGGCGCGAAGTGGATCCACCTCGTCGACCTCGACGCCGCTTTCGGCCGCGGGAGCAACGCGCCGATCCTGCGCAAGGTCATCAAGCAGTTCAAGGGCGTCAGCATCGAGCTCTCGGGCGGCATCCGCGACGACGCGACCCTCGAGGCGGCGCTCGAGAGCGGCGCCACTCGGATCAACCTCGGCACGGCCGCACTGGAGAACCCCGAGTGGGCCGCCGATGTGATCGGTCGTTACGGCGAAGCGATCGCGGTCGGCCTCGACGTGCGCGGTACCACGCTCGCCGCACGTGGTTGGACCAAGGAGGGCGGCGACCTCTGGGAGGTCCTCGAGCGCCTGGAAGACGCCGGATGCAGCCGCTACGTCGTCACGGACGTGACGAAGGACGGCACGCTTCGCGGCCCGAACCTCGAGCTCCTTCGCGAGGTGACCTCGCGCACACCGAAGCCGGTCGTCGCATCCGGGGGGATCTCCAACCTCGACGACATCGCCGCGCTCCGTGAACTCGTGCCGCTGGGCGTCGAGGGTGCGATCGTCGGCAAGGCCCTGTACGCCGGTGCGTTCACGCTGGCTGAGGCACTGGATGTCGCAGGAGACTGACGGCCACGCCTGCGGGCCCGAGTCGCACAACCACGGAGACTCGGCCGGTGTCCCCTGGGAGGGACGCAGCTTCGAGTCGAATCCGCACGCGGCGGACGACGGCTCGGCCGACCCGGCGCTGCTGGCCGCACTGCTGCGCTTCCGCGCCGGCGAAGGCAGTCAGGTGGAAGTCGTCGACGCTTTCCGCTCGGCTCGCGTGCTGATCCCTCTGATCGCCGAGAAGGGTGAGGAAGGCGTCGCGCCGAGCGGCCTCGCCGTCGACAAGACGCAGGAGCTGTCGATCGTCACGGTCGCGGCTCCCGACGGGCGGCGGGTGCAGCCGGTTTTCTCCTCCGTCGAGGCGATGCAGAAGTGGGATCCCACGGCACGCCCGATTCCCGTGGAGGCGCTCCGGGCGGCGCTGGCGGCGTCAGCCGAAGACACCGACCTGATCGTGCTCGACCCGACGGCCGACACGGAGTTCGTGATCCGGCGGCCGGCCGTCTGGGCGATCGCCCAGGAGCATGCCTGGGAGCCGAGCTTCCTCTCCACCGAGGTCTACACCGCGCTCCAGGAGAGTGTGGCCCACGAACTGGCCGTGATCGACGTGGCGGTGGCGTCCGGCGACCCCGACGCACGTCTGCGCGGCCCGGAGCTGATCGTGGTCCTGGAACTCGTCGACGGTCTGGAGCGCGAGGTGCTCGACGCCGTGCTCTCGCGTCTGGCTCAGCGCTGGGCGTCGGACGACCGCATCGCCGTCCTGGCGGACTCGCTCACGGTGAAGCTCCGCCGCAGCGTCTGAGCGCGCTTCGCTACGATCGGGGCATGTCCCGAGGTCTCCTGCGCGCCATCGCCGTCGTTGCTCTCCTCGGGGGCGCCGTTACCGGCAGCTCGGGCTGCGCGCTGGCTTGCCCCGCGATCGGATGGACGAACGCCGTCGCACTCGAGACCAGCGCCGTAGCGGGGGTGGTGGCGGTCCAGTTCTGCGTCGCGGGGGAGTGCTCACCGGCGCCGGGTACCGAGCCGACCTCATCGACCAACCTGTTCATCGTGACGCCTCAGGATGACGGGACGTGGGTGCTCGGGTTCGATATGTCGACGCCCGACGGCGTCGACATCCGCCTGTTCGACGCCCAGAACACGCTCATCCACGAGTCCGAGGAATCGATCTCGTGGACGCATTCGGATGAACCGTGCGGCGGCCCCTCGACCGCGGAACCGATCGTCCTCGAATCCTGAACTAGTTGACCGGCCCGGTCCACTTCTCGCCCGGACCCTTGCCGATGGGGTCGGGGATCGTCGATGCCTCGCGGAACGCGAGCTGCAGGGAGCGGAGCCCGTCGCGGAGCGAGCGTGCGTGCATGTCGCTGATCTCGGGGGCGCCGGCGGTGATGAGCCCGGCGAGGGCGTTGATGAGCTTGCGAGCCTCGTCGAGGTCGAGCTGTGCCGCCGCGTCGGGGTCGTCGGCGAGGCCGAGCTTGACGGCGCCGGCGCTCATGAGGTGCACGGCCGCCGTGGTGATCACCTCGACCGCGGGTACGTCGGCGATGTCTCGAGTGGCCGACGACGCAGCCTCCTCCTGACGTGCCCAGCGCTCTTCGCGCTCGCGTGCAGCCTCGTCCGGTGCCTGGTTCGTCACTTCGCCTTGCTTTCTGTTAGACTTTGGCGGGCTCCGGAGCGTCATGCTCCGGATCGAAAGAGGATTCACTTCCCACCCGCGCTTGCCGTTCAAGGCTAC is a genomic window of Microbacterium maritypicum containing:
- the hisB gene encoding imidazoleglycerol-phosphate dehydratase HisB, which translates into the protein MSTPSSTPRTASRVRSTSESTVELELNLDGTGASRIDTSVPFFDHMLTAFAKHSLTDLTVRASGDTDIDAHHTVEDVSIVLGQAILEALGDKSGISRYGDALVPLDEALAQAVVDISGRPYLVHTGEPAGFEHHLIGGHFTGSLVRHSFEAITFNAALTVHVRVLGGRDPHHIAEAEYKAFARAFRQAKALDPLVDGIPSTKGAL
- a CDS encoding histidinol-phosphate transaminase, translated to MTLSLNDLPLRDDLRGLTPYGAPQAPLPIALNVNENTHPIPDAVASDILDDIALAIRDVNRYPDREFTTLRESFAEYLGHGLTPEQIWAGNGSNEVLQHILQAFGGPGRTAFGFAPTYSMYPLIAQGTGARWIPGTRQPDYTITPEEAAEQVRTADPDVIILCTPNNPTGTPLGLDVVEAVYEAARGIVIVDEAYQEFAPHDAPSALTLLEGRPRLAVSRTMSKAFAFAGARVGYLAADPTFIDALRLVRLPYHLSTLTQAAAVAALRNSDVMLGMVEEIVEQRDRITATLEALGYTPHESWSNFVLFGGIADPRATWQQLFDRGVLVRDVGIPGHLRVSAGTEAETTAFLDALASIGSAS
- the hisH gene encoding imidazole glycerol phosphate synthase subunit HisH; protein product: MSASPRVAVFDYESGNVHSAVKALAAAGADAVLTRDRKAALEADGLLVPGVGAFQAVRDALHAHGGDEIIDRRLAGGRPVLGICVGMQVLFEHGVERGHDTAGLGEWPGAVTELNAPVLPHMGWNTVEPGADSVLFRGLEHERFYFVHSYAAQSWELDVIPPFPEPVLTWTTYGDPFLAAVENGPLSATQFHPEKSGEAGIQLLRNWVGSL
- a CDS encoding DUF1844 domain-containing protein; this encodes MTNQAPDEAAREREERWARQEEAASSATRDIADVPAVEVITTAAVHLMSAGAVKLGLADDPDAAAQLDLDEARKLINALAGLITAGAPEISDMHARSLRDGLRSLQLAFREASTIPDPIGKGPGEKWTGPVN
- a CDS encoding SseB family protein — translated: MSQETDGHACGPESHNHGDSAGVPWEGRSFESNPHAADDGSADPALLAALLRFRAGEGSQVEVVDAFRSARVLIPLIAEKGEEGVAPSGLAVDKTQELSIVTVAAPDGRRVQPVFSSVEAMQKWDPTARPIPVEALRAALAASAEDTDLIVLDPTADTEFVIRRPAVWAIAQEHAWEPSFLSTEVYTALQESVAHELAVIDVAVASGDPDARLRGPELIVVLELVDGLEREVLDAVLSRLAQRWASDDRIAVLADSLTVKLRRSV
- the priA gene encoding bifunctional 1-(5-phosphoribosyl)-5-((5-phosphoribosylamino)methylideneamino)imidazole-4-carboxamide isomerase/phosphoribosylanthranilate isomerase PriA; translated protein: MNDFAQSPSLTLLPAVDVAGGKAVRLTQGEAGTETSYGDPLDAAGEWAAQGAKWIHLVDLDAAFGRGSNAPILRKVIKQFKGVSIELSGGIRDDATLEAALESGATRINLGTAALENPEWAADVIGRYGEAIAVGLDVRGTTLAARGWTKEGGDLWEVLERLEDAGCSRYVVTDVTKDGTLRGPNLELLREVTSRTPKPVVASGGISNLDDIAALRELVPLGVEGAIVGKALYAGAFTLAEALDVAGD